The DNA segment GCATCCGCGAGCGGCGTGCCGCCGAACAGCGTGTGGGGTATCCCGAAGATCGCCATGCCCGGCAGGTAGGGGTTGTAGTCGTCGACGCCGGCCGGATGCGGCACGTAGGGGCTGCCGGAGTCCAACAGCAGGGCGCCCGAGTGCTCGACCACCTGCACCTCCGACTGCGCGGCACCCGCCGCGATCATCAGCGTCAGCGGGACGACGGATCCGATCAGCGCGGCGACCGCACCGCGTTCACCCCAAGGGCGCGGTGATCTACGGGCGAGCTGCGCGGCGACGGCGTACCCGACGGCGGCGCAGAGGCCCCAGATCCGGTGCGGGGTGAGGGTCGTGACCAGGGCCAGCGACAGCGCGAAGGCCGCGCATCCGGTCCAGAACAGCACGTCGCGGCGAACGCGGGGAGCCCGGCGGGACCTTTCACGGCCACTCCGGACGGGCACCTGCGGCACGGGGGCGAGGACAGGGCCGCCGCCGGACCGGACTCCGGCAACGAAAGAGAGGGAGTCGGGTGGCATCGGCGGGCTCCTGGAGAAAGGGGATCCCCAATCTCGCGCCGAGGCAGCGACGGCCACCTCGGCCGAACGGCCACCGTTCACAGCCCGCGCAGCAAGCCGCTCAGCCGAAAGACCGACCGGGCGGGAAGGCCGCCTCCGACCGGGGCGCGGACCGGCCGAAGAACCTACCGGCGACCTCAGTCACCGCACGCCCCCCAGTGCCCGTCAGCCCATCAGCTCACCGGCCCACCGCCCCCATACCGGCTCACCGCCCCCACACCCCACCGGCACAATCACCGCATGCATCTGATCTCCGTCGTCCTCGTCGCCCTCATGGCGCTGCTGCATGCCTACATCCTGGTCCTGGAGATGTTCCTGTGGCAGCGCGGACCGGGCCGCCGCTTCCACGGCTTCGACGCCGAGCTGGCCCGCACCACCGCGCCACTGGCGGCCAACCAAGGCCTCTACAACGGCTTCCTCGCCGCGGGCCTGGTCTGGGGTCTGATAGCCGACGACCCGACCGGCCACCGCGTCCAGATCTTCTTCCTGTCCTGCATCGTCGTCGCGGGCGTCTACGGCGCGGCCACCGCCAACCGCCGCATCCTCTTCGTCCAGGCGCTGCCCGCAGCCGTGACCCTCGCCACGGTCATCGCGGCCGGCTGAGCACGATGCCGTGGCCTGAAAGCTTCATCACAGGCCACGGCCATCGAGCGCGCCGTAGCGAAGCAACGCGGGGCAACGCGGGGCACGACGTGTCGAACGCAACACGAGCGCCAACACCGCACAACGAGAAGTCGCAGGTGTTGGACTGCTACGTCGTTTTGGGAGGAAGCAGGCGGAGTGTCGTTGCCACCGGCCGCATTCGACCGTGTGCCGCTGTTTGTAGTCGCTCTTGCAGAACTAGCAAAGAGCCCGGAATCTCCGACTTGGGCCCTATTTGTGGAGCACGTGCCGAGAATCGAACTTGCTCTCGATTGGGAAGCGACGACGCGTGGGCGGCTGCGTAGCCATTGACCTGCGCTTATGTGGCGCAGCGGTGGCCGCGCGCGAGAGCGGGTTGGCCTCCGCTGGTGAACGCTGTTGTCCGCTCCTGAGGACACTCTGCGGGCACCAGCGCCGTGACGGCTGGGCCGACCGAGGCCGGGTAGGCGCCCCATGACCAAGAACCACGGTTGCCGTGCGTGTTCTATCCGGCGGGTCCGGGAGGTAGCTTGGTGGACAGGGCCCCTGA comes from the Streptomyces sp. NBC_00443 genome and includes:
- a CDS encoding DUF1304 domain-containing protein gives rise to the protein MHLISVVLVALMALLHAYILVLEMFLWQRGPGRRFHGFDAELARTTAPLAANQGLYNGFLAAGLVWGLIADDPTGHRVQIFFLSCIVVAGVYGAATANRRILFVQALPAAVTLATVIAAG